The Actinomyces faecalis genome includes the window GAGGCGGCGCAGCTGCTGCGCGAGCGCACGGACCTGACCGTCTACGCCCAGGGCGAGGACCAGCTGCCGACCCTGGTAGAGGCCTTTGCCGCCGATGAGGACTCGTGCCTGGTGGGCACCCTGAGCCTGTGGCAGGGCGTGGACGTGCCAGGACGCACCTGCCGCCTGGTCGTCATCGACCGTATCCCCTTCCCACGGCCGGACGACCCGGTGACCCAGGCTCGCAGCGAGGCTGTGGCGGCTGCCGGAGGTAACGGCTTCATGAGCGTGTCCGCCACCCACGCAGCCCTCCTGCTGGCCCAGGGGGCCGGCAGGCTCGTGCGGCGGGCGGACGACCGTGGCGTCGTCGCCGTCCTGGACCCCAGGCTGCGCACGGCGCGCTACGGCTCCTTCCTAGCCCGCTCGATGCCGGCGCTGTGGCCCACGCGTGAGCGGGACGTGGTGCTGGGGGCACTGGCGAGGCTCGCAGCAGGCTGACGGCGTGCTGGCGGGGCGGGTACGCCTGGCGTGAGGTGTGGCGCACGAGTGCCATAGGTCGTGGCTCGCCGCGTACCCTTGACACGGAGGGGCTGCGGCTGTCCCTCGTTACTCATGATCCGGAGGTATCCCCGTGTCCGAGTCCATCATCCCCAACACCGCCCAGGGGTCCTACCCCACCACGCCTGGGGGACGCCCCTCCAAGGTCGCGATCATCGGTGCGGGTGCGGTCGGTTCGACCCTCGCCTACGCCTGCGTGACCAAGGGGGTGGCCCGTGAGGTCGTCCTGCAGGACATCGTCAAGGAGAAGGTCGAGGCCGAGGCGCTCGACATCGCCCAGGGCATCCAGTTCACCTCTGCCGGCGCCGTCTCCGGCTCTGACGACCCTGAGATCTGCCGCGACGCGGACGTCATCGCCATCACGGCTGGTGCCAAGCAGGAGCCGGGGCAGTCCCGGCTGGAGCTGGCCGGCGCGACCGTGGGCATCATGGAGAAGATCCTGCCCACGCTGGTCGAGGTCGCTCCCAACGCCATCTTCGTGCTCGTGGCCAACCCGGTGGACGTGGTGACCTACTGCGCCAAGAAGATCACCGGACTGCCCGAGAACCAGATCTTCGGCTCGGGGACGGTGCTGGACACCGCCCGGATGCGCTACCTGGTCTCCCTGGAGACGGGCACGGCGACCCAGAACATCCAC containing:
- a CDS encoding L-lactate dehydrogenase, encoding MSESIIPNTAQGSYPTTPGGRPSKVAIIGAGAVGSTLAYACVTKGVAREVVLQDIVKEKVEAEALDIAQGIQFTSAGAVSGSDDPEICRDADVIAITAGAKQEPGQSRLELAGATVGIMEKILPTLVEVAPNAIFVLVANPVDVVTYCAKKITGLPENQIFGSGTVLDTARMRYLVSLETGTATQNIHGYIAGEHGDSEVPLWSSTQIGGVPITQWGKTVDGGYFDQDKRDRIAHDVVRSAYRIIEGKGATNYAVGLAVQRIISAVLNDEQRVLTISPLLSNWHGISDVCMAVPTIVGRDGAGRRLELPLTLDERDRLTASAERLRDVARGLGY